A segment of the Bradyrhizobium sp. CCBAU 53340 genome:
GATCATCGAGGCGATCCTCGAAATCACCGACCGCGAGCGGATGCTGATTCCGCTATCGTTCGGCCTCGCCCGCCTCCAGGCCGCCTTCCTGCAATTCGCCCCGGGCGCGTTCAAGCTGACGCCGGACCAGGTGACGCTGCTCGAGCGCGACAATGTCGTGTCTGATACGGCCAAGGCTGCGGGGCTGACCCTGGAAGGCCTCGGCATCACGCCCGATTCGCTGGAAGCGATCGCCCCGCAATATCTCTGGCGCTTCCGCCCGCAGGGTCAGTTCCAGCGCAAGAGCGCGTGATGTGTTCACCTCTCCCGCTTGCGGGAGAGGTCGCCGCGTAGCGGCGGGTGAGGGCTCTGTCCTCTTGGGGAAATCTCTTTGGGGAGACACCCTCTCCCCAACCCTCCCCCGCAAGCGGGGGAGGGAGCGCACCGATCGCGCGGCGAAGACTGGTGCGCCCCACCAACGCTCAAAACTTCAGCTTCTTGAACAACGCCTCCGGCAGCGTCTTGATGATGAACATCACCAGACGCCATTTTCCGCTGACGTAGATCACATCGATCTTCTTCTCGACGGCATTGAGGATCGCATCGCCGACAACAGGCGCCTCGACGGTGAGGGGGCCGATCAATTTCAGGCCTTCCGTCATCCTGGTGCGAACGAAGCCGGGCTTGACGGTGACGACGTGCACGCCGCCGCGGCTGGTGCGGGCGCGCAGGCCCGACAGGAAAGCGGAGAAGCCTGCTTTCGCCGAGCCATAGACATAGTTCGAGGCGCGGCCGCGATCACCGGCGACGGATGAAACGCCGACGATCGTGCCGCTCCCTCGCGCCAGAAACTTCTCCGCGAACAGGCCGAGGATCAACGCCGGACCCTCGTAGTTCGAGCGCATGATCGTGGTGGCGTGGGCGAGATCGCTCTCGGCGTCTTGCTGCACGCCGAGGAGGCCGACGATCGAGATGACGACATCAGGCAAAGCGGGAAGGCCGGCGACAAAGCCGTCAAAAGACGCGGTGTCGAGCACGTCAAAGGTCCGTGTGCTCGCTTCGATATTGTAGCGCGCGCGCAAATCCGCCGCGTCAGGCTCGAGCGCGGCGACATCGCGGCCGGCGAGGGCGACATCGTATCCCGCCTTGGCAAAGGCGCGCGCTGCGGCGCGGCCGATATCGGAGGAGCCACCGAGCACCAGAACGGATTTGCGTGACGTCACGGCTTGACCTCATCGAACAGGCGCTGTGAAAGTTTCGAACGGATGTTGCAGGCGGGATCGAGCGATCTGCGGATCGCCTTGAAGCGCGACAGCGCGGGATAGCCGGCCTCGAAGGTCGCGCGCGACTGCCTTGCGTCCTTGGCGAGATAGAGCCGGCCGCCGGCGGCAACGACGATGCGATCGATCTCCTCGAGGAAGTTCAGGATGTCGCCCTTGACAGGGAAATCCAGCGCCAGCGTATAGCCAGGCTGCGGAAACGACAGCAGACCGTCGCCGTAACCGAGCTTCTTGAGCACCGCGAGGAACGACGCATCGCCGCGCTTTGCGACGCGCTCGAGGATCTCGCCCAGCACCTCGCGCGCGCCGGCTTCCGGGATCACGCATTGATGCTGCAGGAAGCCGCGTCGTCCATAGATGCGATTCCACTCGTTGATGCTGTCGAGCGGAAAGAAATAGGGATAGAGCGAGACCACATGATCGGCGCCGGCGCGCCGCGCGCCCATGCGGTAGTAGAGCTCGTTGAAGGCGCGGATGCTGTAGCGGTTGAGCGTCATCGACGGCAGGTCGACGGGTACCGTGAGACCCGGCTTCTTGCCGACGGGAAATCGATCGGCCCGTTCGGCAAGCTCGTCGGCGCGCGCGTGCTCACCGAGATAGATCAGCGAGCGACCGAGGTCGCGCCCGCGCGCCGCGCAATCGATCCACGCCACCGAATAGGTCGCGGAATTGCCGGCCTCGAGCGCGCGCATGGCGGCGTCGAGATCGGAGGCGGAGACGACGCGCTCGCGGATCCAGCCGGTCTCGACACGACGCAGCCGCATCGCGGCATCCAGGATCACGCCGGTGAGGCCCATGCCGCCGACGGTCGCGAAGAACGCATCGGAATTTTGCTCGCGCGAGACTTCGATGGTCTCGCCCGCCCCGGTCCGCAGCAGAATGCTGTCGACATAGCGGCCAAAGCCACCCTCGCCATGATGGTTCTTGCCGTGAACGTCCGCAGCGATGGCGCCGCCGACCGAGACGAAGCGCGTGCCGGGAACAACGAAAGGCAGGAAGCCCTGCGGGCCGAAGGTGTCGATCAGGTCCGACAGCAGCACACCGGCCTCGAGACGAATGCGCCCGGTCGCCGGATCGAACGACCTGATCCGGTCGAACCCGGTCATCGCGATGGTCCTGGCAGCGCCGATCGCGGCATCGCCATAGGCACGGCCGTTGCCCCGGGCGACCGAGCCGGCGACGACAGCCGCGTCCACGGCCCCGAACGACCGCGGCCGCAGCACTTCGCTATCGACGACCGGGAAGCGCCCCCAGCCGCTGACTGACGTCATCGTTCAGCTCCGTCCGCGGGCCAGCCCCGCTTTCGGAACCTGCCTAGCGGCCAAAAGCTGATATTGCGTTGAGGCGCGTCAGTGAGTTTTGCGGCAGCAGCGCCGGTGTCCACCTCTCCCCGGCGGGGAGAGGTGAAACAGGAACACTTCCATCGGTGTTGGGGCCCGAGGGTTAACGCCCCAGCGCCAGCGCGATCAGGCCGAGGGTGCCGACGATGACGCGCCACCAGGCGAACACCGCAAAGCCGTGACGGGTGACGTATTCCAGGAACGTCTTCACCACGATGATGGCGGTGATGAACGACACCACGAAACCGATCGCGACGATGCCAATGTGGTCCATCGTCATCTCGGCGCGACTTTTATAGAAGTCGTAAGCGAACGCCCCGATCATGGTGGGGATGGCGAGGAAGAACGAGAACTCCGCCGCCGCGCGCTTGTCCGCGCCCAGAAGCATGGCGGCAACGATGCTGGCACCGGAGCGCGATACGCCCGGAATCATCGCCACGCACTGCGCGATACCGATATAGAGATACGTCAGCAGCGGAAACTTGGTGGCGTCATGCTCGCGCGGCTTGAGATCGAGCCGGTCGATCCAGAGCAGAATGGCGCCGCCGACGATCAGCGTGAAACAGACGACCCAGGGATTGAACAGCACGCTCTTGATGTATTTGCCGGCGATGAGGCCGACGACGACAGCGGGCAGGAACGCAACCAGCACGCCGATCACGAAGCGGCGCGCATAGGCATCGCCCGTGAACATGCCGATCGCGACATCCCACAGCTTCTTGAAGTAGAGCCCGACGATCGCGAGGATCGCACCTAACTGGATCAGAACCGTAAACGAATCCCAGAACGCGCCCTCGCCGAGGCCGAAGAAGCGTTCCGCGAGCAGGAGATGTCCGGTCGAGGACACGGGAAGGAACTCGGTCACACCCTCGATGATGCCGAGGATCACTGCCCGTATTGTATCTGACATATTTACGGTCCATTTCCGCTGGAAAAGCGGGGCTCTTCTCGCCTATTCGCCCCCATGCCGCAATCGCAAA
Coding sequences within it:
- a CDS encoding SDR family oxidoreductase; the encoded protein is MTSRKSVLVLGGSSDIGRAAARAFAKAGYDVALAGRDVAALEPDAADLRARYNIEASTRTFDVLDTASFDGFVAGLPALPDVVISIVGLLGVQQDAESDLAHATTIMRSNYEGPALILGLFAEKFLARGSGTIVGVSSVAGDRGRASNYVYGSAKAGFSAFLSGLRARTSRGGVHVVTVKPGFVRTRMTEGLKLIGPLTVEAPVVGDAILNAVEKKIDVIYVSGKWRLVMFIIKTLPEALFKKLKF
- a CDS encoding FAD-binding oxidoreductase encodes the protein MTSVSGWGRFPVVDSEVLRPRSFGAVDAAVVAGSVARGNGRAYGDAAIGAARTIAMTGFDRIRSFDPATGRIRLEAGVLLSDLIDTFGPQGFLPFVVPGTRFVSVGGAIAADVHGKNHHGEGGFGRYVDSILLRTGAGETIEVSREQNSDAFFATVGGMGLTGVILDAAMRLRRVETGWIRERVVSASDLDAAMRALEAGNSATYSVAWIDCAARGRDLGRSLIYLGEHARADELAERADRFPVGKKPGLTVPVDLPSMTLNRYSIRAFNELYYRMGARRAGADHVVSLYPYFFPLDSINEWNRIYGRRGFLQHQCVIPEAGAREVLGEILERVAKRGDASFLAVLKKLGYGDGLLSFPQPGYTLALDFPVKGDILNFLEEIDRIVVAAGGRLYLAKDARQSRATFEAGYPALSRFKAIRRSLDPACNIRSKLSQRLFDEVKP
- a CDS encoding undecaprenyl-diphosphate phosphatase; the protein is MSDTIRAVILGIIEGVTEFLPVSSTGHLLLAERFFGLGEGAFWDSFTVLIQLGAILAIVGLYFKKLWDVAIGMFTGDAYARRFVIGVLVAFLPAVVVGLIAGKYIKSVLFNPWVVCFTLIVGGAILLWIDRLDLKPREHDATKFPLLTYLYIGIAQCVAMIPGVSRSGASIVAAMLLGADKRAAAEFSFFLAIPTMIGAFAYDFYKSRAEMTMDHIGIVAIGFVVSFITAIIVVKTFLEYVTRHGFAVFAWWRVIVGTLGLIALALGR